Proteins from one Mycobacterium sp. EPa45 genomic window:
- a CDS encoding cupin domain-containing protein — translation MIRCVRLLTGADQQSHVQIGRLDLSPGRNDDLVSAAMASTRVTAEETATGGTLAWHTAPVRQLVVTLAGTLVFTTRDGEEFTLAPGDVLLAEDTAGSGHQWRLVDDDPWRRLYIVLADGAEVPFLAD, via the coding sequence GTGATTCGCTGCGTGCGCTTGCTCACCGGAGCCGACCAACAGTCCCACGTCCAGATCGGCCGCCTCGACCTGTCGCCGGGCCGCAATGACGATCTGGTGTCGGCCGCGATGGCGTCGACCCGGGTGACGGCGGAGGAAACGGCCACCGGTGGAACTCTGGCCTGGCACACCGCGCCCGTCCGCCAGCTCGTCGTCACCCTCGCCGGGACGCTGGTATTCACCACCCGCGACGGCGAGGAGTTCACCCTCGCCCCGGGCGATGTGCTGCTGGCCGAGGACACCGCCGGCTCCGGTCACCAATGGCGCCTGGTCGACGATGATCCGTGGCGGCGGCTCTACATCGTCCTCGCCGACGGTGCCGAGGTGCCGTTCCTCGCCGACTAG
- a CDS encoding tetratricopeptide repeat protein, translating to MAVLLGDTEPYYDLGDFHRPVDTSSSQAQVWFDRGLVWAYAFNHEEAITCFERALALDADLAIARWGIAYAIGPNYNKGWEAFDAVDLAASLARARMELELAAKSRGSVVEHALIAALAARFPTDNPDDAEALAAGHVAYADAMAELVRAYPDDVDVLALAADALVNVTAWALWDTATGEPAPGSRVVQAKELLDAALRTEAGRAHPGVLHLYIHAMEMSAHPEDALPAADLLRGLVPDAGHLQHMPSHIDVLCGNYRDSVLANQSAVTADRRFVAHAGPLNFYSLYRAHDLHFIVYSAMFAGQSQIALQAADELSGQLTAELLSIESPPMADWLEAFVPLRVHVLIRFGRWDELIAEPLPSDPELYCTTTATIHYGRGVAHAAKGQLVQAVAEREAFAAAYARVPESRYLFNNTSRDILAVAAAMLDGEIAYRQGDFEVAFDHLRRAIALDDALPYDEPWGWMQPTRHAYGALLLEQGRVADAAAVYAADLGLDPTLSRPCQHPGNVWSLHGYHECLQRLGRVGEALIIGRQLELAKARADVPILASCLCRLEVLSEDCCH from the coding sequence ATGGCGGTTCTGCTCGGCGACACCGAGCCGTATTACGACCTCGGGGACTTTCACCGGCCCGTCGACACCTCGTCGTCCCAGGCGCAGGTGTGGTTCGACCGCGGCCTGGTGTGGGCGTACGCCTTCAACCATGAAGAGGCGATCACCTGCTTCGAGCGTGCCCTGGCCCTCGACGCCGACCTCGCGATCGCCCGGTGGGGCATTGCGTATGCGATCGGGCCGAATTACAACAAAGGTTGGGAGGCCTTCGACGCCGTCGACCTGGCCGCCTCGCTGGCCCGGGCCCGAATGGAGCTGGAGCTGGCCGCCAAGAGCCGGGGCAGCGTCGTCGAGCACGCCTTGATCGCGGCGCTGGCCGCCCGGTTTCCCACCGACAACCCCGATGACGCCGAGGCCCTGGCCGCCGGGCACGTCGCCTACGCCGACGCCATGGCCGAGTTGGTGCGGGCGTATCCCGACGATGTCGACGTGCTGGCGCTGGCCGCCGACGCTCTGGTGAATGTCACGGCATGGGCGTTGTGGGACACCGCAACCGGCGAGCCGGCCCCCGGATCGCGGGTGGTGCAGGCCAAGGAACTCCTCGACGCCGCCTTGCGCACCGAGGCGGGCCGGGCCCATCCCGGTGTGCTGCACCTCTACATCCACGCGATGGAGATGTCCGCACATCCCGAGGACGCGCTGCCGGCCGCCGACCTGCTGCGCGGCCTGGTTCCCGACGCCGGTCACCTGCAGCACATGCCGTCGCACATCGACGTGCTGTGCGGCAATTACCGAGATTCGGTGCTGGCGAACCAGTCTGCGGTCACCGCCGACCGGCGCTTCGTGGCGCATGCCGGACCGCTCAACTTCTACTCGCTCTACCGCGCGCACGACCTGCATTTCATCGTCTACTCGGCGATGTTCGCGGGCCAGTCCCAGATCGCGCTACAGGCCGCTGACGAGCTCTCCGGGCAGTTGACCGCCGAGTTGCTGTCGATCGAGTCTCCGCCGATGGCCGACTGGCTGGAAGCATTCGTCCCGCTGCGGGTGCACGTGCTGATCCGGTTCGGCCGATGGGACGAGTTGATTGCCGAGCCGCTTCCTTCCGATCCCGAATTATATTGCACCACAACGGCAACCATTCACTATGGACGTGGTGTCGCGCACGCGGCCAAGGGGCAGCTGGTCCAGGCCGTCGCCGAACGCGAGGCGTTCGCGGCCGCGTATGCCCGCGTGCCGGAGTCGCGCTATCTGTTCAACAACACCAGCCGCGACATCCTCGCCGTTGCCGCCGCCATGCTCGACGGTGAAATTGCCTATCGGCAGGGTGATTTCGAGGTGGCCTTCGATCATCTCCGGCGAGCGATCGCCCTGGATGACGCGCTGCCCTACGACGAACCCTGGGGCTGGATGCAGCCCACCCGGCACGCCTACGGCGCGCTGCTACTTGAGCAGGGTCGGGTCGCAGACGCCGCCGCGGTATATGCCGCCGACCTCGGTCTGGACCCGACGCTGAGCCGGCCCTGCCAACACCCGGGCAACGTGTGGAGCCTGCACGGTTACCACGAGTGCCTGCAACGGCTGGGCCGTGTGGGTGAGGCGTTGATCATCGGCCGCCAGCTCGAGCTGGCGAAAGCCCGCGCCGACGTCCCGATCCTGGCGTCGTGCCTGTGCCGGCTCGAGGTTCTCAGCGAAGACTGTTGCCACTGA
- a CDS encoding rhomboid-like protein — MHDGLEPPSPVLPTRRGWPGRVVHFIGSAPITFGWLAVLFLTTIAQHLLPRWHLLELLRKDSTNLHHLASDPIRVLITSLLWLDGAAWWPYLVMFCLFLAPAERWLGHLRFVIAGLIAHIVATYASEGYLYWQIQEALISPRYLNARDIGVSYFAVGIVGLLTYHIARPWRWLYVFVALAYCIGVVVITPTFTPVGHLVALIVGFASYPLARGRPGSPVDPQRLLDLWRFRHPPTPVA, encoded by the coding sequence GTGCACGACGGCCTCGAACCTCCCTCGCCGGTCCTGCCGACCCGGCGCGGCTGGCCCGGCAGGGTCGTGCATTTCATCGGCAGCGCGCCGATCACCTTCGGCTGGCTGGCGGTGCTGTTCCTCACAACCATCGCCCAGCACCTGCTGCCGCGCTGGCACCTGCTCGAGCTACTGCGCAAAGACTCCACCAACCTCCACCACCTGGCCTCCGACCCCATCCGGGTGCTGATCACCAGCCTGCTGTGGCTCGACGGCGCGGCGTGGTGGCCGTATCTGGTGATGTTCTGCCTCTTCCTGGCGCCGGCGGAGCGCTGGCTGGGCCACCTGCGGTTCGTGATCGCCGGGCTGATCGCCCACATCGTGGCGACCTACGCCAGTGAGGGATACCTGTACTGGCAGATCCAGGAGGCGCTGATCTCGCCGCGCTATCTCAACGCCCGCGACATCGGCGTGAGCTATTTCGCCGTCGGCATCGTCGGCCTGTTGACCTATCACATCGCGCGACCGTGGCGCTGGCTGTACGTATTCGTCGCGCTCGCCTACTGCATCGGGGTCGTGGTGATCACCCCCACGTTCACACCGGTGGGGCACCTGGTTGCTCTGATCGTCGGATTCGCCAGCTACCCGCTGGCCCGCGGCCGTCCCGGCTCCCCGGTGGATCCGCAGCGGTTGCTGGACCTTTGGCGGTTCCGGCATCCACCGACACCGGTTGCGTAA
- a CDS encoding nucleoside deaminase: MALDDEDIRRLGRCVELARTALDAGDEPFGSILVDADGAVLFEDHNHVAGGDATAHPELAIAQWSVIHLSPAERARATVYTSGEHCPMCAAAHAWVGLGRIVFAVAGGQLAQWLSDWKAPLPPVASLPITAVAPYVTVDGPAPEYQDEMMTLYAAKFAP; this comes from the coding sequence GTGGCACTCGACGACGAGGACATCCGGCGGCTCGGCCGCTGCGTCGAGCTCGCCCGCACCGCACTCGACGCCGGTGACGAGCCGTTCGGCTCGATCCTGGTCGACGCCGACGGCGCGGTGCTGTTCGAGGATCACAATCACGTGGCCGGCGGGGACGCCACCGCGCATCCGGAGCTGGCAATCGCGCAGTGGTCGGTGATCCACCTCTCCCCCGCCGAGCGGGCTCGCGCCACCGTCTACACCTCCGGTGAACACTGCCCGATGTGCGCGGCCGCGCACGCCTGGGTTGGCTTGGGGCGCATCGTGTTTGCGGTCGCCGGCGGTCAGTTGGCACAGTGGCTGTCCGACTGGAAGGCGCCGTTGCCGCCGGTGGCCAGCCTGCCGATCACCGCAGTAGCCCCGTATGTGACCGTCGACGGCCCGGCCCCCGAGTACCAGGACGAGATGATGACCCTGTACGCCGCGAAGTTCGCGCCATGA
- a CDS encoding alpha-amylase family protein: MSDWVRHAIWWHVYPLGFVGAFPASEPPGAGEHRLRRIVDWLDHAVELGTSGIALGPVFASRTHGYDTTDHYRIDPRLGDDGDFDHLVAEAHRRGLRVLLDGVFNHVGTEFERYRRAVEGTDPDAQAWFRGRPGHFHTFEGHSELVTLNHESPAVVDYVIDVMKHWLSRGADGWRLDAAYAVPESFWARVLPRVREAHPDAWFVAEVIHGDYAAFVDGSGVDSVTQYELWKAIWSSLNDGNFHELDWALQRHNDFLYRFAPLTFVGNHDVTRIASRLERPEQVAHALVLLFTTGGVPTVYAGDELGYRGVKEDRAGGDDAVRPEFGTPPVPLDAAGRETLNLHQYLIGLRRRNPWLHEAKTTALQVDNRGYAYETRNGDDALIVALNIDDASMPLPVATLTGGQAQLVGGTAAPPEDVVSDVVVPPQGWLVLRPL, translated from the coding sequence ATGAGCGACTGGGTGCGCCACGCGATCTGGTGGCATGTCTATCCGCTCGGATTCGTCGGTGCCTTCCCCGCCTCCGAACCTCCCGGCGCGGGAGAGCACCGACTACGCCGGATCGTCGACTGGCTCGACCATGCGGTCGAACTGGGCACCTCGGGAATCGCGCTCGGCCCGGTCTTCGCCTCCCGCACCCACGGGTACGACACGACCGACCACTACCGCATCGACCCCCGGCTGGGTGACGACGGCGACTTCGATCACCTTGTCGCCGAAGCGCACCGGCGCGGATTGCGGGTGCTGCTCGACGGTGTGTTCAACCATGTCGGAACGGAATTCGAGCGCTATCGGCGTGCCGTCGAGGGCACCGACCCGGACGCTCAAGCGTGGTTCCGAGGGCGCCCCGGCCACTTCCACACCTTCGAAGGCCACAGCGAACTCGTCACCCTGAACCACGAGAGCCCAGCCGTCGTCGACTATGTCATCGACGTGATGAAACATTGGCTGAGCCGGGGCGCCGACGGCTGGCGGCTCGACGCGGCCTACGCCGTGCCGGAATCGTTCTGGGCCCGAGTGCTCCCCCGCGTCCGCGAGGCCCATCCCGACGCATGGTTCGTCGCCGAGGTGATCCACGGCGACTACGCCGCATTCGTCGACGGCTCCGGCGTCGACTCGGTGACCCAGTACGAACTGTGGAAGGCGATCTGGAGCAGCCTCAACGACGGCAACTTCCACGAGCTGGACTGGGCGCTGCAGCGCCACAACGACTTTCTGTACCGCTTCGCGCCACTGACATTCGTCGGCAACCACGACGTCACCCGCATCGCGAGCAGGCTGGAGCGCCCCGAGCAGGTGGCACATGCGCTGGTGCTGCTGTTCACCACCGGCGGAGTTCCCACTGTCTACGCCGGTGACGAACTCGGCTATCGCGGGGTCAAGGAAGACCGGGCCGGCGGCGACGACGCCGTGCGGCCCGAATTCGGCACGCCGCCGGTTCCGTTGGACGCCGCCGGACGCGAGACCCTGAACCTGCACCAGTACCTGATCGGCCTGCGCCGGCGGAACCCGTGGTTACACGAAGCGAAAACCACAGCGTTGCAAGTCGACAACCGCGGCTATGCCTACGAAACCCGTAATGGCGACGACGCACTGATCGTCGCGCTCAACATCGACGACGCGTCGATGCCGCTGCCGGTGGCCACGCTGACCGGCGGGCAGGCCCAGTTGGTGGGTGGGACGGCGGCGCCACCGGAAGACGTCGTCAGTGACGTGGTGGTCCCGCCGCAGGGCTGGCTGGTGCTCCGCCCGCTATAG
- a CDS encoding DUF1810 domain-containing protein, with product MDPFDLQRFVDAQDRAYDRVLAELRAGAKRSHWIWFIFPQLAALGSSSTAKLFGIGSLAEAQAYLAHPVLGTRLHECARLVTAVEGRSVDDIFGWPDNLKVRSSMTLFAHASEDNADFLALLDKFYGGEQDARTLELL from the coding sequence ATGGACCCGTTCGATCTTCAGCGCTTCGTCGATGCTCAGGACCGCGCCTACGACCGGGTGCTTGCCGAGCTGCGGGCCGGTGCCAAGCGTAGTCACTGGATCTGGTTCATCTTCCCTCAGCTTGCCGCGCTCGGAAGTAGCTCAACAGCAAAGCTTTTCGGTATCGGCTCGCTGGCCGAGGCGCAGGCCTACCTGGCGCACCCAGTGCTCGGGACACGGTTGCATGAGTGTGCCCGGTTGGTCACGGCGGTCGAGGGTCGCTCGGTCGACGACATCTTCGGCTGGCCCGACAATCTGAAGGTGCGCTCATCGATGACGCTGTTCGCCCACGCGAGCGAAGACAACGCCGACTTCCTCGCCTTGCTTGACAAGTTCTACGGCGGGGAGCAGGACGCCCGGACGCTGGAGTTGCTATAG
- a CDS encoding esterase family protein — translation MKIVDKLRGTWLRRVAATFVAALALPGLIGVVGGSATAAAFSKPGLPVLYLDVPSAAMGRNIRIQFQGGGPHAVYLLDGLRAQDDYNGWDINTPAFEWLYGSGLSTVMPVGGQSSFYTDWYQPSQGNGQNYTYKWETFMTQELPAYLSANYGVNPNGNAVVGLSMAGSASLTYSIYYPQKYVYAASLSGFLNPSEGWWPMLIGLAMNDAGGFNAQSMWGPSSDPAWRRNDPMVNINQLVANNTRVWIYCGTGTPSELDTSGGGGNLMAAQFLEGFTLRTNKTFMDNYLAAGGRNGVFNFPANGTHSWGYWGQQLQQMIPDMQRVLGATPSAG, via the coding sequence ATGAAGATCGTCGATAAGTTGCGAGGCACATGGTTGCGCCGCGTGGCCGCAACCTTTGTGGCCGCACTAGCTCTGCCCGGCCTGATTGGTGTCGTCGGCGGGTCGGCGACCGCGGCCGCCTTCTCCAAGCCCGGACTCCCCGTGCTCTACCTCGATGTCCCGTCCGCCGCGATGGGACGCAATATCCGTATCCAATTCCAGGGCGGTGGCCCGCACGCGGTGTACCTGCTCGACGGCCTGCGCGCGCAGGACGACTACAACGGCTGGGACATCAACACCCCGGCGTTCGAGTGGCTGTACGGCTCCGGTCTGTCGACCGTCATGCCGGTCGGTGGGCAGTCCAGCTTCTACACCGACTGGTACCAGCCGTCGCAGGGCAATGGGCAGAACTACACCTACAAGTGGGAAACGTTCATGACCCAGGAGCTGCCGGCCTACCTGTCGGCCAACTACGGGGTCAACCCGAACGGCAACGCCGTCGTCGGCCTGTCGATGGCCGGTAGCGCATCGCTGACCTACTCGATCTATTACCCGCAGAAGTACGTCTACGCCGCTTCACTGTCGGGCTTCCTGAACCCCTCCGAGGGCTGGTGGCCGATGCTGATCGGTCTGGCGATGAACGACGCGGGCGGGTTCAACGCGCAGAGCATGTGGGGACCGTCGTCTGACCCGGCGTGGCGGCGCAACGACCCCATGGTCAACATCAACCAGCTGGTCGCCAACAACACCCGGGTCTGGATCTACTGCGGCACCGGTACGCCGTCGGAGCTGGACACCTCCGGTGGCGGCGGCAATCTGATGGCCGCTCAGTTCCTCGAAGGCTTCACGTTGCGGACCAACAAGACCTTCATGGACAACTACCTCGCGGCTGGTGGACGCAACGGCGTGTTCAACTTCCCCGCGAACGGCACGCACAGCTGGGGCTACTGGGGACAGCAGCTGCAGCAGATGATTCCGGACATGCAGCGGGTACTGGGAGCCACTCCCTCCGCTGGGTGA
- the lon gene encoding endopeptidase La, protein MAEAKSVPVLFVSDPIVLPGMVVPITLDDAARAAVDAARSSESGKLLIAPRLDDRYPSYGVLASIVQVGRIAGSTAAVVRGETRAHIGAGTTGPGAALWVEVTEVAEPEPTEDTKALAAEYKKLLLALLQRREAWQLVDAVNQLTDPSALADTAGYASYLSDVQKRQLLETENVDARLQVLIDWTAEHLAEVEVSDKISQDVREGMEKTQKEFLLRQQLNAIRKELGEGEPDGSDDYRGRIEAADLPEKVREAALREVGKLERSSEQSPEGGWIRTWLDTVLDLPWNTRTSDSTDLRAARDILDADHHGLDDVKDRIVEYLAVRTRRAQRGLQVVGGRGSGAVMVLAGPPGVGKTSLGESVARALGRKFVRVALGGVRDEAEIRGHRRTYVGALPGRIVRAIGEAGSMNPVVLLDEIDKVGSDYRGDPSAALLEVLDPAQNHTFRDHYLDLDLDLSDVVFLATANVIENIPSALLDRMELVQIDGYTEDDKVAIARDYLLPRQRDRAALTPEEVTVTDDALRKIAADYTREPGVRQFERLLAKALRKATTKLADDPSPLTIDEPDLVGYLGRPRFTPESAERTAVPGVATGLAVTGLGGDVLYIEAGSTEGEPSLQLTGQLGDVMKESAQIALSYVRSHAEQLGVDPAALNRKIHVHVPAGAVPKDGPSAGVTMVTALVSMATGRQVRSDVGMTGEVTLNGRVLPIGGVKQKLLAAGRAGLSTVFIPQRNEADLDDVPAEVLEALTVKPMTDVADIVAQALEPAAEAATAAA, encoded by the coding sequence ATGGCTGAAGCCAAATCTGTGCCGGTGTTGTTTGTCAGCGATCCGATCGTGCTGCCCGGGATGGTGGTGCCGATCACGCTTGACGACGCTGCCCGCGCGGCCGTCGATGCGGCTCGCTCGAGCGAATCCGGCAAGTTACTGATTGCCCCCCGACTGGACGATCGTTATCCGTCGTACGGCGTGCTGGCATCGATCGTGCAGGTGGGCCGGATTGCCGGTAGCACTGCCGCGGTCGTGCGTGGCGAAACCCGGGCGCACATCGGTGCCGGAACCACCGGACCCGGCGCGGCGCTGTGGGTAGAAGTCACCGAGGTCGCCGAGCCCGAGCCGACCGAGGACACCAAGGCGCTGGCCGCCGAGTACAAGAAGCTGCTGCTGGCGCTGCTACAACGCCGGGAAGCCTGGCAGCTGGTCGACGCCGTCAACCAGCTCACCGATCCGTCGGCGCTGGCCGACACCGCCGGCTACGCGTCGTATCTGTCGGACGTCCAGAAGCGCCAGCTGCTGGAGACCGAGAACGTCGACGCTCGCCTGCAGGTGCTGATCGACTGGACGGCCGAGCACCTCGCCGAGGTGGAGGTCAGCGACAAGATCTCCCAGGACGTGCGCGAGGGCATGGAGAAGACGCAGAAGGAGTTCCTGCTGCGTCAGCAGCTCAACGCGATTCGCAAGGAGCTGGGCGAAGGCGAACCCGACGGATCAGATGACTACCGTGGCCGCATCGAGGCAGCCGATCTGCCCGAGAAAGTCCGCGAGGCAGCGCTGCGGGAGGTCGGCAAGCTGGAACGCTCCAGCGAGCAGAGCCCCGAGGGCGGCTGGATCCGGACTTGGCTGGACACCGTCCTGGACCTGCCGTGGAACACCCGCACCTCCGACTCGACCGACCTCAGAGCGGCCCGGGACATCTTGGACGCCGACCACCACGGGCTGGACGACGTCAAGGACCGCATCGTCGAGTACTTGGCCGTGCGCACTCGTCGGGCCCAGCGTGGCCTGCAGGTCGTCGGCGGTCGCGGCTCGGGTGCCGTGATGGTGCTGGCCGGCCCTCCCGGTGTCGGCAAGACATCGCTGGGTGAAAGTGTGGCAAGGGCCTTGGGCCGCAAGTTCGTTCGCGTCGCCCTCGGTGGCGTGCGCGACGAGGCGGAGATCCGCGGCCACCGTCGCACCTACGTCGGCGCGTTGCCCGGCCGTATCGTCCGCGCGATCGGCGAGGCCGGTTCGATGAACCCGGTCGTGCTGCTCGACGAGATCGATAAGGTCGGCTCGGACTACCGCGGCGACCCATCGGCCGCCCTGTTGGAGGTCCTGGATCCGGCGCAGAACCACACGTTCCGCGACCACTACCTGGACCTGGATCTCGACCTGTCGGACGTGGTGTTCCTGGCGACTGCCAACGTGATCGAGAACATCCCGTCGGCACTGCTGGACCGCATGGAGCTGGTGCAGATCGACGGCTATACCGAGGACGACAAGGTGGCCATCGCCCGCGACTACCTGCTGCCCCGGCAGCGCGACCGCGCGGCGCTGACCCCCGAGGAGGTCACGGTCACCGATGATGCGCTGCGCAAGATCGCGGCGGACTACACCCGCGAACCGGGTGTGCGGCAGTTCGAGCGACTGTTGGCCAAGGCACTGCGCAAGGCGACCACGAAGCTGGCCGACGACCCTTCGCCGTTGACCATCGACGAACCCGATTTGGTTGGCTACCTTGGCCGTCCGCGGTTCACGCCGGAATCGGCGGAACGCACCGCCGTGCCGGGAGTGGCGACCGGGCTGGCCGTGACGGGCCTGGGCGGCGATGTGCTCTACATCGAGGCCGGGTCTACCGAAGGCGAGCCGAGCCTGCAGTTGACCGGCCAACTGGGCGACGTGATGAAGGAATCGGCGCAGATCGCGCTGTCCTACGTCCGTAGCCATGCCGAGCAGCTCGGCGTGGATCCCGCGGCGCTGAACCGCAAGATCCACGTGCACGTGCCTGCGGGCGCGGTGCCCAAGGACGGTCCATCCGCCGGTGTGACGATGGTGACCGCGCTGGTCTCGATGGCCACCGGCAGGCAGGTCCGCTCGGATGTCGGGATGACCGGTGAGGTCACCCTGAACGGCCGGGTGCTGCCGATCGGCGGTGTCAAACAGAAGTTGCTGGCCGCGGGGCGTGCCGGGCTGTCAACGGTTTTCATCCCGCAACGCAACGAGGCCGACCTGGACGACGTCCCGGCCGAGGTGCTGGAGGCGCTGACGGTGAAGCCGATGACCGACGTCGCCGACATCGTGGCCCAGGCGCTGGAGCCGGCGGCCGAGGCAGCCACGGCTGCGGCCTGA
- a CDS encoding TfoX/Sxy family protein: MAYDEDLANRLRELVAGERGVEEKRMFGGLAFLINGNMAVAASGQGGLMVRVPPADTAELLTREHTEPMVMAGRETRGWIRVAGDGVRTKRQLQSWVTRGVTYAKSLPAK; encoded by the coding sequence ATGGCCTACGACGAAGATCTGGCGAACCGCCTACGGGAACTGGTCGCCGGCGAACGCGGCGTCGAAGAGAAGCGGATGTTCGGTGGTCTGGCGTTCCTGATCAACGGCAACATGGCCGTCGCCGCCAGCGGGCAGGGTGGCCTGATGGTGCGCGTGCCGCCCGCCGACACCGCCGAACTGCTGACCCGCGAACACACCGAACCCATGGTGATGGCAGGGCGGGAAACCCGCGGCTGGATCCGGGTGGCCGGCGACGGGGTGCGCACCAAGCGTCAGCTCCAGAGCTGGGTGACCCGCGGCGTCACCTATGCGAAATCACTGCCCGCGAAGTGA
- a CDS encoding LLM class F420-dependent oxidoreductase, translated as MTRPVRVAVQIQPADTPDYATWRQAVLRAEEIGVDVIFGYDHFHAPFIDSIVDAKPILAEVQPDVNNFEGWTALASWGEITTRAELGLLVSGMGYRNPDLLADMARTVDHINGGRTILGVGAGWYEKDYTTYGFDFGTVKSRADAFDEGLLRIERRFAQLHPAPLRKIPILIGGSGPKRTLPAVARHADIWHTFLPIDSYREASARVAELAAGFGRADGDIERSTFWTNPKSADDYLAAGATLFHTEVRASEGKYDLSTAERMIDWRDTRR; from the coding sequence ATGACCCGTCCCGTGCGCGTTGCCGTTCAGATCCAGCCAGCAGACACCCCTGACTACGCCACCTGGCGCCAGGCCGTCCTGCGTGCCGAGGAGATCGGCGTCGACGTCATCTTCGGCTACGACCATTTCCACGCCCCGTTCATCGACTCGATCGTCGACGCCAAGCCGATCCTGGCCGAGGTACAGCCCGATGTGAACAACTTCGAGGGCTGGACCGCGCTGGCGTCCTGGGGCGAGATCACCACGCGCGCTGAGCTGGGGTTGCTGGTGTCGGGGATGGGCTACCGCAATCCGGACCTGCTCGCGGATATGGCACGCACCGTCGACCACATCAATGGCGGCCGAACGATCCTCGGCGTCGGTGCCGGTTGGTACGAAAAGGACTACACCACTTATGGTTTCGACTTCGGAACAGTAAAGTCCCGGGCCGACGCCTTCGATGAGGGGCTGCTGCGCATCGAGCGCCGGTTCGCGCAGTTGCATCCGGCGCCGCTGCGCAAGATCCCGATCCTCATCGGTGGATCCGGCCCCAAGCGCACACTGCCCGCCGTCGCGCGACATGCCGACATCTGGCACACCTTCCTGCCCATCGACTCCTACCGGGAGGCCAGTGCCCGCGTCGCCGAGCTGGCCGCCGGATTCGGGCGTGCTGACGGCGATATCGAGCGGTCGACATTCTGGACCAATCCGAAGTCGGCGGACGACTACCTGGCCGCCGGGGCAACGTTGTTCCACACCGAGGTCCGCGCGTCCGAAGGCAAGTACGACCTCAGCACGGCCGAGAGGATGATCGACTGGCGCGACACGAGGCGCTGA
- a CDS encoding endonuclease, giving the protein MDDSEARRLIQRLRQHAGRTYAAEAGITLRDTPMPLFQLMVLCMLASKPIDASIAMHAARELFRAGLRTPRAVLSANRQTMIDAFARAHYVRYDESSASRLTELATRINDDYRNDLRTLARVSKPDVRTAKQLIKQFTGIGDTGSDIFLREVQDVWPWVRPYFDKRALDSAEQLGLPRDPDKLASLTGRVIAPLAAALVRVSLDDDVRQRIAG; this is encoded by the coding sequence ATGGACGATTCGGAAGCCAGGCGGCTCATACAGCGGTTGCGCCAGCACGCGGGCCGGACCTACGCCGCTGAAGCAGGAATCACCCTGCGGGACACTCCGATGCCGCTGTTCCAGCTGATGGTGCTGTGCATGCTGGCCAGCAAGCCGATCGACGCCTCGATCGCGATGCATGCCGCGAGGGAGTTGTTCCGCGCCGGACTGCGCACTCCCCGCGCGGTGCTCTCGGCCAACCGGCAGACGATGATCGACGCGTTCGCCCGGGCGCACTATGTGCGCTACGACGAGAGTTCGGCCTCCCGGCTGACCGAGCTCGCCACCCGGATCAACGACGATTACCGCAACGACCTGCGCACTCTGGCCCGGGTCAGCAAGCCCGATGTGCGGACCGCCAAGCAGCTGATCAAGCAGTTCACCGGTATCGGCGACACCGGCTCGGACATCTTCCTGCGCGAGGTCCAGGACGTCTGGCCGTGGGTACGGCCCTACTTCGACAAGCGCGCCCTGGACAGCGCCGAGCAGCTCGGACTGCCCCGCGATCCCGACAAGCTGGCCAGCCTCACCGGCCGGGTGATCGCACCGCTGGCCGCGGCGCTGGTGCGAGTTTCCCTGGACGACGACGTGCGGCAGCGCATCGCCGGCTGA